One genomic segment of Occultella kanbiaonis includes these proteins:
- a CDS encoding zinc-binding dehydrogenase: MRSAHVVRQDPEDPLAGLEVADLPESEAPAGWLRVRVRAAALNHHDLWSLRGVGLSADRLPMILGTDAAGVTDDGREVIVHAVITSPGWTGEETLDPKRTLLSELHPGTLAEYVHVPARNVVDKPADWSFAEAACLPTAYLTAYRMLYGAAGLTPGRRVLIQGAGGGVATAAVVLARLGGVHVTVTSRDEAKLERARALGAHDAVASGTRIAPVDAVLETVGEATWAHSLRSLRPGGVIAVAGATSGPAPSADLNRVFFRSLRVIGTTMGTLAELAAVRDAMVAAGIRPVLDSVHDFTDDDAGSTAVRTAFSRLASGAAFGKVVLTR; encoded by the coding sequence ATGCGCAGCGCCCACGTCGTCCGCCAGGACCCCGAGGACCCGCTGGCCGGGCTCGAGGTCGCCGACCTGCCCGAGTCCGAGGCGCCGGCCGGCTGGCTGCGGGTCCGGGTGCGCGCGGCCGCGCTGAACCACCATGACCTGTGGAGCCTGCGCGGGGTCGGCCTGTCCGCGGACCGGCTGCCGATGATCCTCGGCACCGACGCCGCGGGCGTGACCGACGACGGCCGCGAGGTCATCGTGCACGCGGTGATCACCTCGCCGGGCTGGACCGGTGAGGAGACGCTCGACCCGAAGCGGACGCTGCTGTCCGAACTGCACCCCGGCACCCTCGCCGAGTACGTGCACGTCCCGGCCCGCAACGTCGTGGACAAGCCGGCCGACTGGAGCTTCGCCGAGGCGGCCTGCCTGCCGACGGCGTACCTCACGGCCTACCGGATGCTCTACGGCGCCGCCGGCCTCACCCCGGGCCGGCGAGTGCTCATCCAGGGTGCCGGCGGGGGTGTGGCCACCGCGGCGGTCGTGCTCGCCCGGCTCGGCGGCGTGCACGTCACCGTCACCTCCCGGGACGAGGCCAAGCTCGAGCGGGCACGTGCGCTCGGGGCCCACGACGCGGTCGCCTCGGGCACCCGCATCGCCCCCGTCGACGCGGTGCTGGAGACCGTCGGCGAGGCAACCTGGGCCCACTCGCTGCGTTCGCTGCGCCCCGGTGGCGTGATCGCCGTCGCGGGGGCGACGAGCGGGCCGGCACCGTCCGCGGACCTGAACCGGGTGTTCTTCCGCAGCCTGCGCGTGATCGGCACCACGATGGGCACCCTCGCCGAGCTCGCGGCCGTGCGGGACGCCATGGTCGCGGCCGGGATCCGCCCGGTCCTCGACTCCGTCCACGACTTCACCGACGACGACGCGGGCTCGACGGCGGTCCGCACCGCCTTCTCCCGGCTCGCCTCGGGCGCCGCGTTCGGCAAGGTGGTCCTCACCCGATAG
- a CDS encoding ThuA domain-containing protein, producing MPQPTQPIRVTVWGENVHEHRDESVRAIYPDGMHTTIAEGIAEHLGDGVVVRTATLDQPEHGLTEQVLAETDVLTWWGHAAHEAVSDEIVARVRARVLAGMGLLVLHSAHFSKIFIDLMGSTCSLGWRNEADRELVWTVAPGHPITAGVPNPIDIPEQEMYSEYFDIPAPEELVFISSFTGGEVFRSGCTFRRGNGRIFYFSPGDQEYPVYHHPHVRRVLANAVGWAAPGPAIDAPTVANRPRGWFEG from the coding sequence ATGCCACAGCCCACCCAGCCCATCCGTGTCACCGTGTGGGGCGAGAACGTCCACGAGCACCGTGACGAGTCCGTGCGCGCGATCTACCCCGACGGCATGCACACCACCATCGCCGAGGGAATCGCGGAGCACCTCGGCGACGGCGTCGTGGTCCGCACCGCCACCCTTGACCAGCCCGAGCACGGCCTCACCGAGCAGGTCCTCGCCGAGACCGACGTGCTGACCTGGTGGGGGCACGCGGCGCACGAGGCGGTCAGCGACGAGATCGTCGCGCGGGTGCGGGCCAGGGTCCTGGCCGGCATGGGGCTGCTCGTGCTGCACTCGGCCCACTTCTCGAAGATCTTCATCGACCTGATGGGCTCGACGTGCTCGCTCGGCTGGCGCAACGAGGCCGACCGGGAACTGGTCTGGACCGTCGCCCCGGGGCACCCGATCACGGCCGGGGTGCCGAACCCGATCGACATCCCCGAGCAGGAGATGTACTCGGAGTACTTCGACATCCCCGCTCCGGAGGAACTGGTCTTCATCAGCTCCTTCACCGGCGGCGAGGTGTTCCGCAGCGGGTGCACCTTCCGCCGTGGCAACGGCCGGATCTTCTACTTCAGCCCCGGAGACCAGGAGTACCCGGTCTACCACCACCCGCACGTGCGGCGGGTGCTGGCCAACGCCGTCGGCTGGGCAGCGCCCGGCCCGGCGATCGACGCTCCCACGGTGGCCAACCGCCCGCGAGGCTGGTTCGAGGGTTGA
- a CDS encoding Gfo/Idh/MocA family protein, with product MSLSQEPTPLRVGVVGLGFAGSTHLAAYQQIPGVEVVALAGLETQRLHELADSHGVEHRYERWEDLVARDDLDIVSVGTPTYLHEPVTVAALASGAHVLCEKPLARTAEEGKRMVDAAVAAGRVLHIAFNHRRRGDVDVLKHQIDAGALGRIYYAKAHWRRRNGIPGMGSWFTDAEMAGGGPLIDLGVHMLDMALFLLGEPRVLSVSASTFAELGPRGLGGRVDVGKTQVASVYGVEDLATAFLRLEGGATLLLETSWASYRRPGDNFGVELFGSDGGASVDVENYTHSDTLRIYTDVAGVPAEVRPAVTKGEGHLAVVREFVDAVRGGDWSSHVGRDALTRARIIDACYRSALEGREVAVEAD from the coding sequence ATGTCACTGTCTCAGGAACCGACACCGTTGCGGGTGGGGGTGGTCGGGCTCGGTTTCGCTGGTTCGACGCACCTGGCCGCATACCAGCAGATCCCCGGCGTGGAGGTGGTCGCGCTCGCCGGGCTCGAGACCCAGCGGCTGCATGAGCTCGCCGACAGCCACGGCGTCGAACACCGCTACGAACGGTGGGAGGACCTCGTCGCGCGCGACGACCTGGACATCGTGAGCGTCGGCACGCCGACGTACCTGCACGAGCCGGTCACCGTTGCCGCCCTCGCGTCCGGTGCGCACGTGCTCTGCGAGAAGCCCCTCGCCCGGACCGCCGAGGAGGGCAAGCGGATGGTGGACGCCGCCGTTGCCGCCGGCCGGGTCCTGCACATCGCGTTCAACCACCGCCGCCGCGGCGACGTGGACGTGCTCAAGCACCAGATCGACGCGGGCGCGCTCGGTCGGATCTACTACGCGAAGGCGCACTGGCGCCGCCGCAACGGGATCCCGGGCATGGGCAGCTGGTTCACCGACGCCGAGATGGCCGGCGGCGGGCCGCTGATCGACCTCGGCGTGCACATGCTGGACATGGCCCTGTTCCTGCTCGGTGAGCCGCGGGTGCTGAGCGTCTCCGCGTCCACGTTCGCCGAGCTCGGCCCGCGCGGCCTCGGCGGCCGGGTGGACGTCGGCAAGACGCAGGTCGCGTCCGTCTACGGCGTCGAGGACCTGGCGACGGCGTTCCTGCGGCTCGAGGGTGGCGCCACCCTGCTGCTGGAGACCAGCTGGGCCAGCTACCGCCGGCCCGGGGACAACTTCGGTGTCGAGCTGTTCGGCAGCGACGGCGGCGCGTCGGTCGACGTCGAGAACTACACCCATTCCGACACGCTGCGGATCTACACCGACGTCGCGGGCGTGCCCGCCGAGGTCCGACCCGCCGTCACGAAGGGGGAGGGCCACCTGGCCGTCGTCCGGGAGTTCGTCGACGCCGTGCGTGGCGGCGACTGGTCCTCGCACGTGGGCCGCGACGCCCTCACCCGGGCCCGGATCATCGACGCCTGCTACCGCTCTGCCCTCGAGGGCCGTGAGGTCGCGGTCGAGGCCGACTGA
- a CDS encoding 50S ribosomal protein bL37 translates to MSKRGRKRKARRGSAANHGKRPNA, encoded by the coding sequence ATGAGCAAGCGCGGTCGCAAGCGCAAGGCCCGTCGGGGCAGCGCCGCCAACCACGGCAAGCGTCCCAACGCCTGA
- the rsrA gene encoding mycothiol system anti-sigma-R factor: MNQDRPNTGECRCEEALEHLYEYVDSELPDLDLVRLRAHIEECVTCLQAVSAETELRVVLKRSCVEVAPDALRMRVMTQLSLLRTTTTTD, translated from the coding sequence ATGAACCAGGACCGCCCGAACACGGGTGAGTGCCGGTGCGAAGAGGCACTGGAGCATCTGTACGAGTACGTGGACTCCGAGCTGCCCGACCTGGACCTGGTCCGGCTGCGCGCCCACATCGAGGAGTGCGTGACGTGCCTGCAGGCCGTCAGCGCCGAGACCGAGCTGCGGGTGGTGCTCAAGCGCTCCTGCGTCGAGGTGGCGCCGGACGCGCTGCGGATGCGCGTGATGACGCAGCTCTCGCTGCTGCGGACCACGACCACCACCGACTGA
- a CDS encoding sigma-70 family RNA polymerase sigma factor, protein MSAELTEHRATAPCPRTAASTRPSPSGPAGARRPGLRRGTGRLGSTPMTENTDRAPDDENEAARDRRFEDEAMPYLDQLYGAALRMTRNPADAEDLVQETFAKAYAAFHQYKPGTNLKAWLYRILTNTFINTYRKKQREPLQSDADTVEDWQIHRAASHTSTGLRSAETEALDSLGDGEIKDALAELPEDFRLAVYLADVEGFAYKEIAEIMDTPIGTVMSRLHRGRAQLRKLLADHARSLGMKVEKV, encoded by the coding sequence GTGAGCGCCGAGTTGACCGAGCACCGAGCCACCGCTCCGTGTCCCCGCACGGCCGCGTCGACGCGGCCGTCCCCGAGCGGTCCCGCTGGGGCCCGCCGGCCCGGACTGCGACGGGGCACAGGGAGACTAGGCTCGACCCCGATGACAGAGAACACCGACCGGGCACCCGACGATGAGAACGAGGCCGCCCGGGACCGACGGTTCGAGGACGAGGCGATGCCCTACCTCGACCAGTTGTACGGCGCCGCCCTGCGGATGACCCGCAACCCCGCGGACGCCGAGGACCTGGTCCAGGAGACGTTCGCGAAGGCCTACGCCGCGTTCCACCAGTACAAGCCCGGCACGAACCTCAAGGCCTGGCTGTACCGGATCCTGACGAACACGTTCATCAACACCTACCGCAAGAAGCAGCGCGAGCCCCTGCAGTCGGACGCCGACACCGTCGAGGACTGGCAGATCCACCGGGCCGCGTCGCACACCTCGACCGGGCTGCGCTCGGCCGAGACCGAGGCGCTGGACTCCCTCGGGGACGGTGAGATCAAGGACGCGCTCGCAGAACTTCCGGAGGACTTCCGCCTGGCCGTGTACCTGGCCGACGTGGAGGGCTTCGCGTACAAGGAGATCGCCGAGATCATGGACACGCCGATCGGGACCGTGATGTCACGGTTGCACCGGGGGCGCGCCCAACTGCGCAAGTTGCTCGCCGACCATGCGCGTTCGCTGGGGATGAAGGTGGAGAAGGTATGA
- a CDS encoding DoxX family protein translates to MNPLRLLARPLLASVFIVDGLDAIRNADKHAEKLEPYNKPIQAIGEKVPQLPTDAKTLTRITGAVTVGAGVLLATGKAPRLASAVLAAVTVPLTVVRYPFWTSKGDQRRADTSSFLRNFALVGGLLIAAEDRVGKPSLGWQWNNWRAHRSELADVKADLTRANVKALKSGVKATTADLRAKISS, encoded by the coding sequence ATGAATCCTCTGCGCCTGCTCGCCCGCCCGCTCCTCGCCTCGGTGTTCATCGTGGACGGCCTGGACGCCATCCGGAACGCGGACAAGCACGCCGAGAAACTCGAGCCCTATAACAAGCCGATCCAGGCGATCGGGGAGAAGGTTCCGCAGCTCCCCACCGATGCGAAGACGCTGACCCGGATCACCGGTGCCGTGACGGTCGGAGCCGGCGTGCTGCTCGCCACCGGGAAGGCCCCGCGGCTGGCGTCGGCGGTGCTTGCTGCCGTCACGGTCCCGCTCACGGTGGTGCGCTACCCCTTCTGGACCTCCAAGGGCGACCAGCGTCGCGCCGACACCAGCAGCTTCCTGCGCAACTTCGCCCTGGTCGGCGGCCTGCTGATCGCGGCCGAGGACCGGGTCGGCAAGCCTTCGCTGGGCTGGCAGTGGAACAACTGGCGGGCGCATCGGAGCGAGCTCGCGGACGTGAAGGCGGACCTGACCAGGGCGAACGTGAAGGCTCTGAAGTCCGGGGTCAAGGCGACCACCGCGGATCTGCGGGCCAAGATCTCGTCCTGA
- the aroA gene encoding 3-phosphoshikimate 1-carboxyvinyltransferase, producing MPTLTAPWPAPVATRPLDATVVVPGSKSLTNRTLPLAALAVEPTRITGALVSRDADLMIGALRALGTGIEASDGGTTLVVTPAVLRGPAEVDCGLAGTVMRFIPPIAALADGPVRLDGDAGARVRPMGPVLRGLAALGVPVTGADPATGEKVDDPSFLPLTVHGTGRVLGGEVEIDASGSSQFVSALLLAAPRFEAGLTLHHVGEVLPSQPHIDMTIAALRERGVNVDDAAPGKWRVEPGPISGGDVVIEPDLSNAGPFLAAALAVGGTVRVPNWPTATTQPGALLPGLLERLGATTALADGVLSVTGTGTVRPVDVDLSAAGELAPTIAALAALADGESRLRGIAHIRGHETDRLAALVTEIRRLGGSAEETDDGLIIRGGGLHGADVETYHDHRMATFAAVVGLAVEGVRVVNVATTSKTLPDFTAMWADLLGPSGRA from the coding sequence GTGCCCACTCTCACCGCCCCTTGGCCCGCTCCCGTCGCGACCCGACCGCTCGATGCCACGGTGGTGGTCCCGGGCTCGAAGTCGCTGACCAACCGGACCCTCCCACTGGCCGCGCTCGCGGTCGAGCCGACCCGGATCACCGGTGCCCTGGTGTCCCGGGACGCCGATCTGATGATCGGCGCGCTGCGCGCCCTCGGCACCGGCATCGAGGCCTCCGACGGCGGAACCACGCTGGTCGTGACGCCTGCGGTCCTGCGTGGGCCGGCCGAGGTGGACTGCGGCCTCGCCGGCACGGTGATGCGGTTCATCCCGCCGATCGCCGCACTCGCCGACGGGCCGGTGCGGCTCGACGGTGACGCCGGTGCCCGGGTCCGGCCGATGGGCCCGGTGCTGCGCGGCCTGGCGGCGCTCGGCGTCCCGGTCACCGGTGCGGACCCGGCCACGGGCGAGAAGGTCGACGACCCCTCGTTCCTGCCGCTGACGGTGCACGGGACCGGCCGGGTACTCGGCGGCGAGGTCGAGATCGACGCCTCCGGCTCGTCCCAGTTCGTCTCCGCGCTGCTGCTCGCCGCGCCCCGGTTCGAGGCAGGCCTCACCCTGCACCACGTGGGTGAGGTGCTGCCCAGCCAGCCGCACATCGACATGACGATCGCGGCGCTGCGCGAGCGGGGCGTGAACGTGGACGACGCCGCGCCCGGCAAGTGGCGGGTGGAGCCGGGGCCGATCTCCGGCGGTGACGTGGTCATCGAGCCGGACCTGTCCAACGCGGGCCCGTTCCTCGCGGCCGCGCTCGCCGTCGGCGGCACCGTGCGGGTGCCGAACTGGCCGACGGCGACGACGCAGCCCGGTGCGCTGCTCCCTGGCCTGTTGGAGCGCCTCGGGGCCACGACCGCGCTCGCCGACGGCGTGCTCTCGGTGACCGGCACCGGCACGGTGCGCCCGGTCGATGTGGACCTGAGCGCCGCCGGCGAGCTCGCCCCGACGATCGCGGCTCTGGCCGCGCTGGCCGACGGCGAGTCCCGGCTTCGCGGGATCGCGCACATTCGCGGGCACGAGACCGACCGGCTCGCCGCCCTGGTCACGGAGATCCGCCGACTCGGCGGGTCCGCCGAGGAGACCGACGACGGGCTGATCATCCGCGGCGGCGGGCTGCACGGCGCCGACGTGGAGACCTACCACGACCACCGGATGGCGACGTTCGCGGCCGTGGTGGGCCTCGCCGTCGAGGGCGTCCGGGTCGTGAACGTGGCGACGACGTCGAAGACCCTGCCGGACTTCACCGCGATGTGGGCCGACCTGCTCGGGCCGTCCGGCAGGGCGTAG
- the rsgA gene encoding ribosome small subunit-dependent GTPase A: MAGRRDWSESDVRVRPNPKGNRPRTKQRPEHAFARAALVLAVDRGRYHLLTDDGVRLVAMKARELGKSSIVVGDRVDVVGDTSGAKDTLARVVRVHERRTVLRRSADDSDVIERVIVANADQLVIVTALADPEPRPRMVDRCLVAAFDARMDALLCLTKADLADPEPFTQLYRTLDVASVATYREGVTIHGLEALREQLAGKVSVLVGHSGVGKSTLVNALVPDADRATGVVNTTTGRGRHTSSSAVALELPGGGWIIDTPGVRSFGLGHVDPATFVDAFADLATVAQDCPRGCTHTADAPDCALDEWVASGAAGPAGEARLESFRRLLTSRSGDSD; the protein is encoded by the coding sequence ATGGCGGGACGCAGGGACTGGAGCGAGTCCGACGTCCGGGTGCGCCCGAACCCGAAGGGGAACCGGCCGCGCACCAAGCAGCGTCCCGAGCACGCGTTCGCCCGGGCGGCCCTGGTCCTTGCCGTGGACCGCGGCCGCTACCACCTGCTCACCGACGACGGCGTGCGCCTGGTCGCGATGAAGGCACGGGAGCTCGGCAAGTCCTCGATCGTGGTGGGCGACCGGGTGGACGTGGTGGGCGACACCTCCGGTGCGAAGGACACCCTGGCCCGGGTGGTCCGGGTGCATGAACGGCGCACGGTGCTGCGCCGGTCCGCGGACGACTCCGATGTCATCGAGCGGGTGATCGTGGCGAACGCGGACCAGCTGGTCATCGTCACCGCGCTGGCGGACCCCGAGCCACGGCCCCGCATGGTCGACCGCTGCCTGGTGGCCGCGTTCGACGCTCGCATGGACGCCCTGCTCTGCCTCACGAAGGCAGACCTGGCCGACCCCGAGCCGTTCACGCAGCTGTACCGGACCCTGGACGTCGCGTCGGTCGCGACCTACCGCGAGGGCGTGACGATCCACGGGCTGGAGGCGCTGCGTGAGCAGCTGGCCGGCAAGGTCTCGGTGCTCGTGGGCCACTCCGGCGTCGGCAAGTCGACCCTGGTGAACGCCCTGGTGCCGGACGCGGACCGGGCCACCGGCGTGGTGAACACGACCACCGGCCGGGGCCGGCACACGTCCTCCTCCGCGGTGGCACTGGAGCTGCCCGGCGGCGGGTGGATCATCGACACCCCGGGGGTGCGCTCGTTCGGGCTGGGCCACGTGGACCCGGCCACGTTCGTTGACGCGTTCGCCGACCTCGCCACCGTCGCGCAGGACTGCCCCCGCGGGTGCACGCACACCGCCGACGCCCCGGACTGTGCGCTCGACGAGTGGGTCGCCTCGGGCGCCGCTGGCCCCGCGGGCGAGGCGCGGCTGGAGTCCTTCCGCAGACTGCTGACGAGCCGGTCCGGCGACTCGGACTGA
- a CDS encoding succinate dehydrogenase/fumarate reductase iron-sulfur subunit — MNITLRVWRQRNSDDTGQMQTYQVTDVSPDMSFLEMLDVLNENLTISGEDPIAFDSDCREGICGMCGLVINGLAHGPKERVTTCQLHMRSFSDGDVIDVEPWRAEPFTVIKDLIVDRGAFDRIIQAGGFITAPTGTAPDAHAAPVPKVDADAAFDAATCIGCGACVAACPNGSASLFVAAKVTHLGLLPQGQPERHSRALDMVAQADLEGFGGCTQIGECTAACPKGIQIDLISRLNRDVLGALAHRG, encoded by the coding sequence GTGAACATCACGTTGCGGGTGTGGCGTCAGCGCAACAGCGACGACACCGGGCAGATGCAGACCTACCAGGTCACCGACGTCTCCCCGGACATGTCCTTCCTGGAGATGCTGGACGTCCTCAACGAGAACCTCACCATCTCGGGCGAGGATCCGATCGCGTTCGACAGCGACTGCCGGGAGGGCATCTGTGGGATGTGCGGCCTGGTCATCAACGGCCTGGCGCACGGCCCGAAGGAACGGGTCACCACCTGCCAGCTGCACATGCGCTCCTTCTCCGACGGCGACGTGATCGACGTGGAGCCGTGGCGGGCCGAACCGTTCACGGTGATCAAGGACCTGATCGTCGACCGTGGTGCGTTCGACCGGATCATCCAGGCCGGCGGCTTCATCACCGCCCCCACCGGCACCGCGCCGGACGCGCACGCCGCGCCGGTGCCGAAGGTGGACGCGGACGCCGCGTTCGACGCCGCCACCTGCATCGGCTGCGGCGCCTGCGTGGCGGCCTGCCCGAACGGATCCGCGTCCCTGTTCGTCGCGGCGAAGGTGACCCACCTCGGGCTGCTCCCGCAGGGTCAGCCGGAGCGGCACTCCCGCGCGCTGGACATGGTCGCCCAGGCCGACCTCGAGGGCTTCGGCGGCTGCACCCAGATCGGCGAGTGCACGGCCGCCTGCCCGAAGGGCATCCAGATCGACCTCATCTCGCGCCTGAACCGGGACGTGCTCGGCGCCCTCGCCCACCGCGGCTGA